A genomic segment from Acidobacteriota bacterium encodes:
- the nadD gene encoding nicotinate (nicotinamide) nucleotide adenylyltransferase, giving the protein MSGLVGVLGGTFDPVHAGHLALASAAMNRLGLERVHFLVAPLPPHKEGRVRTSPAHRFAMVALATADRPEFVPDPLDLEVAGPCYTVDSLPRFRSAHKLPPDGAVFLAGGDSLRDFHLWKDGQTLAERERFAFFVRKGVEVPPEGLTLPGGRAVLDLRGASSADLPRSGACLLDADLPEVSSTALRNMLQCGVAAPPGLPGAVMRYIQKTRVYTNR; this is encoded by the coding sequence GTGAGCGGCCTCGTCGGCGTCCTGGGCGGGACCTTCGACCCCGTCCACGCGGGGCACCTGGCCTTGGCGTCCGCAGCCATGAACCGGCTGGGCCTCGAGCGGGTCCACTTCCTCGTCGCCCCCCTGCCGCCCCACAAGGAAGGCCGGGTCCGGACGTCCCCCGCCCACCGGTTCGCCATGGTGGCCCTGGCCACGGCGGACCGGCCGGAGTTCGTCCCCGACCCCCTGGACCTGGAGGTGGCCGGCCCCTGCTACACCGTGGACTCCCTCCCCCGTTTCCGCTCGGCCCACAAGCTTCCCCCGGACGGGGCGGTCTTCCTGGCGGGGGGCGACTCCCTCCGGGATTTTCACCTCTGGAAGGACGGGCAGACCCTGGCCGAACGGGAACGGTTCGCGTTCTTCGTCCGCAAGGGCGTCGAGGTCCCCCCCGAAGGCCTCACGCTGCCGGGCGGCCGCGCGGTCCTGGACCTTCGCGGCGCCTCGAGCGCCGATCTCCCCCGGAGCGGGGCCTGCCTGCTGGACGCCGACCTGCCGGAGGTCTCTTCCACGGCGCTCCGGAACATGCTACAATGCGGTGTCGCAGCCCCGCCGGGACTTCCCGGGGCCGTGATGCGCTACATCCAAAAGACGAGGGTATACACGAACCGAT
- the obgE gene encoding GTPase ObgE — MFIDYATIIVSGGNGGDGCLAFRREKYVPRGGPSGGNGGHGGSVVLEADPHLNTLLDFRYKREFRAPRGTHGQGSDRHGRKGEDAVIPVPVGTVVREKDTDAVLYDFTRAGERFVAARGGRGGRGNACFATSTNQAPRRFEYGFPGETRELVLELKVLSDVGLVGYPNAGKSTLISRISAARPKIADYPFTTLAPHLGVVRFDDFRGFVVADIPGLIEGAHAGAGLGDRFLRHIERTRVLVHLVDVSGMEPRKPGERVRAIHRELGLFNPTLLDKPMLVAATKLDALTDRSQLDALRRFCRRHHLPFIAISAVSGEGLEELVRRLGGMLGMAP; from the coding sequence GTGTTCATCGACTACGCCACCATCATCGTGTCCGGGGGGAACGGGGGCGACGGCTGCCTGGCCTTCCGGCGGGAGAAGTACGTGCCCCGCGGCGGGCCCAGCGGCGGCAACGGCGGCCACGGCGGCAGCGTCGTCCTGGAGGCGGACCCCCATCTCAACACCCTGTTGGACTTCCGGTACAAGCGCGAGTTCCGGGCCCCGCGAGGGACCCACGGCCAGGGAAGCGACCGGCACGGACGGAAGGGGGAGGACGCGGTGATCCCCGTCCCGGTCGGGACCGTGGTCCGGGAGAAGGACACTGACGCGGTCCTGTACGACTTCACCCGGGCCGGCGAGCGCTTCGTCGCCGCCCGGGGAGGCCGCGGGGGCCGGGGCAACGCCTGCTTCGCCACCTCAACCAACCAGGCGCCCCGCCGCTTCGAGTACGGTTTCCCGGGGGAGACGCGGGAACTGGTGCTGGAACTCAAGGTCCTCTCCGACGTGGGCCTGGTGGGTTACCCCAACGCCGGGAAGTCGACGCTGATCTCCCGTATCTCCGCCGCACGCCCGAAGATCGCCGACTACCCCTTCACCACCCTGGCGCCGCACCTCGGGGTGGTGCGATTCGACGATTTCCGGGGGTTCGTGGTGGCCGACATTCCCGGGCTCATCGAGGGCGCCCACGCGGGGGCGGGGCTGGGCGACCGCTTCCTGCGCCACATCGAACGGACCCGGGTCCTCGTCCACCTGGTGGACGTCTCCGGCATGGAGCCGCGTAAGCCCGGGGAGCGCGTGCGGGCCATCCACCGCGAACTCGGGCTGTTCAACCCCACCCTGCTCGACAAGCCCATGCTCGTGGCCGCCACCAAGCTGGACGCCCTGACGGACCGCTCCCAACTCGACGCCCTCCGGCGGTTCTGCCGTCGCCATCACCTGCCGTTCATTGCCATCTCCGCCGTTTCGGGCGAAGGGCTCGAGGAACTGGTGCGCCGCCTGGGCGGGATGCTGGGGATGGCGCCGTGA
- the rpmA gene encoding 50S ribosomal protein L27, whose product MAHKKGVGSSRNGRDSHSQRLGIKRFGGQLVNGGTIIVRQRGTPIKPGLNVGRGKDDTLFALVDGVVKFHDRGRMGRYVHIVPQQI is encoded by the coding sequence ATGGCACACAAGAAAGGCGTCGGCAGTTCCCGCAACGGCCGGGACTCCCATTCCCAGCGACTGGGCATCAAGCGCTTCGGCGGCCAGCTCGTGAATGGCGGCACCATCATCGTCCGCCAGCGCGGGACACCCATCAAGCCCGGGCTCAACGTGGGCCGCGGCAAGGACGACACCCTCTTCGCCCTCGTGGACGGCGTGGTGAAGTTCCACGACCGCGGCCGCATGGGCCGTTACGTCCACATCGTCCCGCAGCAGATTTGA
- the rplU gene encoding 50S ribosomal protein L21, whose translation MIAVIKTGGKQYKVTEGQTFRVESLPTPEGEGVVFQDVLLVETPEKTVIGRPVIDNAAVKGVVTRHGKGDKVLVFKKKKRKQYRRTKGHRQVFTEVKVESITLPE comes from the coding sequence GTGATCGCGGTGATCAAGACAGGTGGAAAACAGTACAAGGTTACGGAAGGGCAGACGTTCCGCGTGGAGTCCCTGCCGACCCCCGAGGGCGAAGGCGTGGTCTTCCAGGACGTTCTCCTGGTGGAAACCCCCGAGAAGACCGTCATCGGGCGGCCGGTCATCGACAACGCCGCGGTCAAGGGCGTCGTGACCCGTCACGGGAAGGGCGACAAGGTGCTGGTCTTCAAGAAGAAGAAGCGCAAACAGTACCGCCGCACCAAGGGGCACCGCCAGGTCTTCACGGAAGTGAAGGTCGAGAGCATCACCCTCCCGGAATAA
- a CDS encoding BamA/TamA family outer membrane protein encodes MGRAVLSLLLLAGLGLAPARADEALVRSVIFRFVPSNPGYITEKAVRDVAGVGEGTPATPLAIQNAIRNLYALGVFRQVEVWRRPVPGGTAFEFRLEPFPKIGMVGVEGNRTLKRKDILKLLTLRRGDPADRDRLSEWLGKVRDLYEDRGYFSADCSLGEKDHDGDLDLLLKVREGPRSRYLGPDIRVAEGTPPPPAVGKVVQGLQGHFCNRDRLEKAGRDLQAAYRRAGFPEVEVRAATEPASARDRLTPVFLVRTGPRLMIRVEGAAVSAEELERNLGIYRLSTLSPFAEELSRDDLRDLLISKGFDVRNVESGRQESRDGREVEIVFRADVRGPYTGFRIRLEGNVAFQRPEILAALGLEERRTLAARQPAAVAEALRAFYRERGYLRADCAATVAPPEDGRKAWTYVLDLKVTEGPCFTAGEFSVETDRPVDLSPLRPRLEVRKGQVFTAELVRDVRAEISDFLTARGWTIDALKPVETVGEATVDCVFEAVISGPQRLRNLVLLGEFRTKPKVLSRLLGLRPNTPLDAAAVYQAEGNLLSSGIMDSVNVSTLPVYGDPKGSNLVFRLREAPRYTLHYGFGYQEWEGPRGMVQFENTNFLGRAETVGVLLRGSAKKILVQFSFHDDRLLFGKYPLDLSAYFDRQDRISYKSQRVSVAAKTIRRLSPKTSLFFRAAFEKITNYDITGNLDPLPRDEVPVTLATLTTTWLRDTRDNYMDPTRGSLLTAEFTAAPRVGGDDAGYLKFFFQEQYFRTLVKPVVLAASFRFGGIRKLNTGDVPISERFFAGGSYSLRGFSQDEAGPLDPVTLDPVGGSALLIGNVELRFPIRSIFDGAAFYDTGNVFRDLSGMSLADFSHTVGIGVRVRTPLGPIRFDVGYNLREMPHTDRVHWFITFGNPF; translated from the coding sequence ATGGGCCGCGCCGTCCTCTCCCTCCTTTTGCTCGCGGGGCTCGGCCTGGCCCCCGCCCGGGCCGACGAGGCCCTCGTCCGGAGCGTAATTTTCCGCTTCGTGCCGTCAAACCCCGGTTACATCACCGAGAAGGCCGTCCGCGACGTCGCCGGCGTGGGGGAAGGGACCCCCGCGACCCCGCTGGCGATCCAGAACGCCATCCGGAACCTGTACGCCCTGGGGGTGTTCCGGCAGGTGGAAGTCTGGCGCCGGCCGGTCCCCGGCGGAACGGCCTTCGAATTCCGCCTGGAACCCTTCCCGAAAATCGGAATGGTCGGGGTGGAGGGAAACCGAACGCTCAAGCGCAAGGACATCCTGAAGCTCCTCACCCTCCGGAGAGGGGACCCGGCCGACCGGGACCGCCTGTCCGAGTGGCTCGGAAAGGTCCGAGACCTCTACGAGGACCGCGGCTATTTCTCCGCCGACTGCTCCCTCGGGGAAAAGGACCACGACGGGGACCTGGACCTTCTCCTCAAGGTTCGGGAAGGGCCCCGGTCCCGGTATCTCGGCCCGGACATCCGGGTGGCGGAGGGGACGCCCCCGCCCCCCGCGGTCGGGAAAGTCGTCCAGGGGCTCCAGGGGCATTTCTGCAACCGGGACCGTCTCGAGAAGGCGGGCCGCGACCTCCAGGCCGCGTACCGCCGGGCCGGGTTCCCCGAGGTGGAAGTGAGGGCCGCCACCGAACCGGCTTCGGCCCGGGACCGCCTGACGCCCGTCTTCCTTGTCCGGACCGGACCCAGGCTCATGATCCGGGTCGAGGGGGCCGCCGTCTCCGCCGAGGAACTGGAACGTAACCTGGGGATCTACCGCCTCTCGACCCTCTCCCCCTTCGCGGAGGAACTGAGCCGGGACGACCTCCGGGACCTCCTGATTTCCAAAGGATTCGATGTTCGCAACGTCGAATCGGGACGGCAGGAGTCCCGGGACGGGCGCGAGGTGGAAATCGTCTTCCGGGCGGACGTCCGGGGGCCCTACACCGGGTTCCGGATCCGCCTGGAGGGGAATGTCGCCTTCCAGCGCCCGGAGATCCTGGCCGCGCTCGGGCTGGAGGAGCGGCGGACCCTGGCGGCCCGGCAACCCGCCGCCGTCGCCGAGGCGTTGAGAGCTTTCTACCGCGAGCGCGGCTACCTGCGGGCCGACTGCGCCGCAACCGTCGCCCCCCCTGAAGACGGCCGCAAGGCGTGGACCTACGTTCTCGATCTCAAGGTCACCGAGGGACCCTGTTTCACGGCGGGGGAGTTCTCCGTCGAGACCGACCGCCCCGTGGACCTCTCGCCCCTCCGGCCGCGGCTCGAGGTTCGGAAGGGTCAGGTCTTCACCGCCGAACTGGTGCGGGACGTCCGGGCGGAAATCAGCGACTTCCTGACGGCCCGGGGCTGGACGATCGACGCGCTCAAACCCGTGGAAACCGTGGGGGAAGCCACCGTGGACTGCGTGTTCGAGGCCGTGATCTCGGGGCCCCAGCGCCTGCGCAACCTCGTGCTCCTCGGCGAGTTCCGGACCAAACCCAAGGTCCTCTCCCGCCTGCTGGGCCTGCGCCCGAACACCCCCCTGGACGCTGCCGCGGTCTACCAGGCCGAGGGGAACCTGCTCTCCTCGGGGATCATGGACTCCGTCAACGTCTCCACCCTCCCCGTGTACGGCGACCCCAAGGGCTCCAACCTGGTCTTCCGGCTCCGCGAGGCTCCGCGCTACACCCTGCACTACGGGTTCGGCTACCAGGAGTGGGAGGGGCCCCGCGGCATGGTCCAGTTCGAGAACACCAACTTCCTGGGGCGGGCGGAAACGGTGGGGGTCCTGCTCCGGGGGAGCGCGAAGAAAATCCTCGTGCAGTTCTCCTTCCACGACGACCGCCTCCTCTTCGGGAAGTACCCCCTGGACCTATCCGCCTACTTCGACCGGCAGGACCGGATTTCCTACAAGTCCCAGCGGGTCAGCGTGGCCGCCAAGACCATCCGCCGGCTCAGCCCGAAGACCAGCCTCTTCTTCCGGGCCGCCTTCGAGAAGATCACCAACTACGACATCACGGGCAACCTGGATCCCCTGCCCCGGGACGAGGTTCCCGTCACCCTCGCCACGCTCACGACCACCTGGCTTCGCGACACGCGGGACAACTACATGGACCCGACCCGCGGCAGCCTCCTGACCGCCGAGTTCACCGCCGCCCCCCGCGTGGGCGGGGACGATGCGGGCTACCTGAAGTTCTTCTTCCAGGAACAGTACTTCCGGACCCTGGTCAAGCCGGTGGTCCTGGCGGCGTCCTTCCGCTTCGGCGGGATCCGGAAGCTCAACACCGGGGACGTCCCCATCAGCGAACGTTTCTTCGCCGGCGGCTCTTACTCCCTCCGGGGGTTCAGCCAGGACGAGGCGGGCCCCCTCGACCCGGTCACCCTCGACCCCGTGGGAGGGAGCGCCCTGCTGATCGGAAACGTGGAACTCCGATTCCCCATCCGCTCCATCTTCGACGGGGCCGCCTTCTACGACACGGGCAACGTGTTCAGGGACCTGTCCGGGATGTCCCTGGCCGACTTCTCCCACACCGTGGGGATCGGGGTCCGCGTCCGGACGCCGCTCGGCCCCATCCGCTTCGACGTCGGGTACAACCTGAGGGAGATGCCCCACACCGACCGCGTCCACTGGTTCATCACCTTCGGGAACCCCTTCTGA